A region from the Nesterenkonia lacusekhoensis genome encodes:
- a CDS encoding TenA family protein, translated as MTLFHDLKEANLEVWQSYTRHEFIRKLADESLELAAFQRYLIQDYHFLIHFARAYGLAVYKQTTLEGIQHSMDGLKNIVWETGLHTSMTAEWGISPEELNATPEDLGTVAYTRYVIDTAVTGTLLDLYVSLSPCLIGYAEIGAEIAHVLEDNPDHPYRQWIETYIDPQFVKASEEEIKNLDTLAGEGPLSEQRFAELSRIFATASRLEAEFWQQAL; from the coding sequence ATGACCTTGTTCCACGACCTTAAAGAGGCCAATCTTGAGGTATGGCAGTCCTATACCCGCCACGAATTTATCCGCAAACTCGCTGATGAGTCCCTGGAATTGGCAGCGTTCCAGCGCTATTTGATTCAGGACTACCACTTTTTGATTCACTTTGCCCGAGCCTACGGTCTAGCCGTGTACAAACAGACCACCTTGGAAGGTATTCAGCACTCCATGGACGGGCTCAAGAATATTGTCTGGGAGACCGGGTTACATACCTCGATGACCGCTGAATGGGGTATTAGCCCAGAGGAGCTCAACGCCACGCCCGAGGATCTGGGCACGGTGGCATACACCCGCTATGTGATTGACACCGCGGTGACTGGCACCCTGCTTGATTTGTACGTGTCGCTGTCTCCGTGCCTGATTGGATACGCCGAGATTGGCGCCGAAATCGCCCACGTATTGGAAGATAATCCAGACCACCCATATCGGCAATGGATCGAAACATATATCGACCCGCAGTTCGTTAAGGCCTCGGAAGAAGAAATCAAGAACCTCGACACGCTTGCCGGTGAGGGGCCGTTGTCTGAACAACGCTTTGCCGAGCTGTCACGGATCTTTGCCACGGCCTCGCGTCTCGAGGCAGAGTTCTGGCAACAAGCGCTGTGA
- a CDS encoding helix-turn-helix domain-containing protein, with translation MSWTEDEAKRLGDAVRRLRSDRELSQEALAFTAGVTKNQLQLIEAGRGSGRKGAQGPSNPRLSTLAGLASVLQVKVSELLAEAGI, from the coding sequence GTGTCTTGGACTGAAGATGAGGCGAAGCGCCTCGGGGACGCAGTGCGGCGCCTGCGGAGCGATAGGGAACTCTCTCAGGAGGCCCTGGCTTTCACTGCTGGAGTGACAAAGAATCAGCTCCAGCTCATCGAGGCTGGCCGGGGCTCCGGCCGCAAGGGCGCCCAAGGCCCCTCGAACCCGCGCCTCTCAACACTTGCTGGCCTGGCCTCTGTGCTGCAGGTGAAGGTCTCCGAGCTGCTGGCCGAAGCCGGCATCTAG
- a CDS encoding TenA family protein, translating into MSQRFSQELLETNRETWEQAINHRFVTELFEGSVDDEVMAGYLDQDYRFFEAFLQLLGAAITTADRLEARLRYASFAGEMANSEDTYFQRAFEALGVSDELRAATPDTPSAAGFCDLMREAAASQNYSAVVAVLMVTECLYRDWAAKAPQNRPESFIYHEWITLHDNADFLDFATFLEQEADRSGAQDAQTAHDYFRRAVELELAFFNDTYTYPLNGIHA; encoded by the coding sequence ATGAGCCAACGATTCAGTCAAGAACTTCTCGAGACCAACCGGGAGACCTGGGAGCAAGCCATTAACCACCGGTTTGTGACCGAGCTTTTTGAAGGCTCTGTTGATGATGAGGTCATGGCCGGGTATCTGGACCAAGACTACCGCTTTTTTGAAGCCTTCTTGCAACTGCTTGGTGCCGCTATTACCACCGCAGATCGCCTCGAAGCACGGTTGCGCTACGCCAGTTTCGCTGGGGAGATGGCTAACAGCGAGGACACCTACTTCCAGCGGGCCTTCGAGGCTTTGGGTGTGAGCGATGAGCTCCGCGCTGCTACTCCGGACACCCCGAGTGCAGCCGGATTCTGCGATCTGATGCGAGAGGCTGCCGCGTCTCAAAACTACAGTGCCGTTGTGGCGGTCTTGATGGTCACCGAATGTCTCTACCGGGACTGGGCGGCCAAAGCCCCGCAGAACCGGCCCGAAAGCTTTATCTATCACGAGTGGATCACCCTGCACGATAACGCCGATTTCCTGGACTTTGCGACGTTTCTGGAACAAGAGGCGGACCGCTCTGGGGCCCAGGATGCCCAGACTGCTCACGACTACTTCCGTCGGGCGGTGGAGCTAGAACTCGCTTTCTTTAATGACACCTACACATACCCGCTGAACGGAATTCACGCATGA